The segment GACAAAGCTCTTATGCTTGGTCATGAAGTAAATTAAATAGCATTTTAAACTcgataaaaatgttaaagttcaCAAATATCTGATGGTGAAGTTTGaatttctctgctgctctttgacCTGTCGTTATCTCTTCTTGTAGTCGGAGAAGAGGGTGACGGCATCATCTTGCCCTCCATCATTGCGCCATCCTCTACAGGTGATAAGGTTGACTTTAGCAGTTCCTCAGACTCTGAGTCAGAAACTGACCGTCCGTGCCAAGGCCCAGGGTCCGGAGCCCCCCCGGACCGGCTCAACCTCCCACTTGCTGGCATAATGCAAAAAGATGCTGCTAAGGCACTACCGGGTGTCACACAGCTTTTCCCAGAGTTTAGGCCTGGAAGGGTAAAGCATCTTTATAGCCACTGAAATGTTACTTGTCATTACCCATGTTAAAATCTTTTAAACACCAACAAATGTAGTGACACACATTGTCTTGGATTTCCAAATAGGTGCTTAGGTTCTTACGACTGTTTGGTCCTGGAAAAAACATGCCGTCAGTTTGGAGGAGTGCCCGCAGGAAGAAGAAGCGAAAGCACCGGGACCCTCAGCCCGGGACACCACCTCCAGAGGGGGAGCCCACAGAACCAAACCAGGAGAAGTCGTCTGGATGGATTTACGAATATgccccacctcctcccccagAGCAATGTCTCTCTGATGATGAGGTAACAGGCTCACATCATGTCAGCTAGTAGTCCAGCAATATGTCATTACATTCAGAACTTGACATGCTTTGCTTTGTTATCTCATCCAGATAACAATGATGGCTCCAGTGGAATCTAAGTTCTCACAAGCATGTGGTGATGGGGACAAGGAGGCAGAGTCTCGACCCAAAGTGGCAGAATGGAGATATGGTCCAGCCCAGCTATGGTACGACATGCTAGGGGTTCCTGAGGATGGGAGCAGTTTCAACTATGGCTTTAAGCTGAAAGAAGATCAGTCCAGTGAGCCTCAGAAGCAGGAAACGCCTAAAGAAATAACAGAGACTCCTCAAGAGGTTTGCAGACGGAGAACGTTTGAAGCTATTGCTGGGAAGTTATTCTGATTTTGTtactaatgtttaaaatatactgtatctcaAGTTTCAGCTACAGGGTGGcgatgaggaggatgatgatggtggtgataatgatgacgatgatgacaGACGTAAAGTCAGAACAGCCCTTGAGAATGAGCTCTTCCTGATGGTCACTCAGCTTCAGTGGGAGGACGATATCATCTGGAATGGGGAGGATGTAAAACACAAGGGCACCAAGACTCAGCGAGCCAGCCTGGCGGGATGGCTGCCCTCTAGCATGACCCGCAATGCCAATGCTTACAATGCACAGCAAGGTAAGATGAAGAGCGTTTTCACACCTTAGTCCATTTGCTCTGGTCCGAATCacttgatgagtttgtaaacttgtagCACTTCCGTTTGGTTTATTTTCGCACAAACGTACTAAAATGCATCACTATgcgagaacgtcctctccgcttattgatcagatgtgtctgctgcggatacaaaaaaagtaaacacagaaagacGAGTTGCTATTGTTTCTGTGACTTGGGAGATAATTACACAATACAGGTGAACTACATGGGTTGGTCATCCTCCTAACTTATTATTATCTGTCTGCTCTTCATCCTGCCGCATGTTTTGGTTGTCTACATATAATCCTATGTCCTCAAATCATGTGATTCATAGTTTTCGGTCGTGTTTTGGTTCTTTCATACCAGCTTTCACACCAGGAGAACTGCATCAGAATTGATGCATCAGCTAATTGTTTTGGAACGAGACCATCTCTTTTTTTTGGGGTCTTGGTTCAGTTGATTTGGTCCACACACACGAATGCGATTactgtgttcacaccagacgAAACAAACGACACGTatagagaaacaaacaaatcaagtttgattttaaacatactaaagcgtgtgtgtgtgtgtgtgtgtgtgtgtgtgtgtgtgtgtgtgtgtgtgtgtgtgtgtgtgtgtgtgtgtgtgtgtgtgtgtgtgtgtgtgtgtgtgtgtgagtgtgagtgtgagtagTATTATTACAATGTTTCATGTATGTAGAGGAAACAATTATAATTTCAATCTCACAGGTCTGTCAAGAAGTAATTCCCAGTTGGTGCCACCTACACCTCCACCCATGCCCAAAACGTCTTCAATCTCTGGCTCTAAGCGGGAAAAAAACAGCCATGATAATCAAGGTGAGCTTACgtttaaatcacaaaacaaatcatagTCCTTCTAGAGAGTCCAGAAGCTTTTATCCCACTCCAACTTCTCATTgtcttcattgtttttgttcctctgcagcctctctggaAGAAGACTGTCCCTGGTTCTCTATTTTCCCTATTGACAATGAAGAGCTGGTATATGGGCGCTGGGAAGACAGCATTATCTGGGATGACCAGGAGATGGATCACCTGCTCATGCCACCTGTTCTTACGCTGGATCCTAATGATGAGAATATCATTCTCGGTACATTCAGACATTGTATTTTGTCAGGCTACGTGTTCACTTCTGTCCTGCTTTTTCCAAAATTGGCATCTTACTAGCTGcgcattttaaaaaacaccaaaactGCCTCTTGTAGAAATTCCTGACGAAAAGGAAGAAATGACATCCCACTCCCCATCAAAAGAGAATAAGAAGGAAAATGCAATCAAAAAGAGCCGCATCCTGCTGGGGAAGACTGGAGTGATAAAAGACGAGCCACAGCAGGTATGCTACTTCATCAGGGCAGAGATGAAATGACAGATTAGGTGGTAAGCTCTGCTGCTTCAGTTGAGAAGCAGATCACTTGGAAACAGGAAATGGTAAAATACATCTGTAACGAGGCCGATCAAGGCTGCATAATGAAGGAGCAGATATGTTGAAATTAAATTCAGAGGAGGATTGCACCTGAGACTGCAAAGTTATTTTTGAAGAACCATTTTGTGGACTGTGAATTATAATGTAACAGTGGGAAATCTGCTTTCTCTCATCTAAGAACATGTCCCAGCCTGAAGTGAAAGACCCCTGGAACCTTTCCAATGATGAGTTCTACTATCCCAAACAGCAGGGCCTGAGGGGGACCTTTGGTGGAAACATCATCCAGGTAAGCAGTGACTCAAAATAGCGGCAAAATAGCGACGGGGCAGAAAATATATTGAGAACGACAGAATATTATATAACTCACAAAGTAAAGACACTATGAGATGTTCAGACATTCACATTAcaggcagacagcagcagtgacagcatgTCTATATAACTTCACTTTACTTTGCTGGAcgttatatattttttatttgaatacaaTTATGATTAatagttgttgttgtcatttacaCTCTGGTTTGTGAGTCATATTTTTTACACTGACAATAGCGTGCTCATGCTTAACACCCTGTTGACAGACTGACAGGCTGGAGGTTTTAATATGTAATTTGACTGAGcaacttttctctctttaacagCACTCCATTCCAGCACTGGAGCTGAGACAGCCCTTCTTCCCCACTCACATGGGACCAATGAAGCTGCGGCAGTTTCATAGACCAACTTTGAAGAAGTACTCATTTGGAGCGTTGGCTCAGCCTGGTCCCCATGCTGTCCAGCCACTGCTCAAGCACATAAAGAAGAAGGCGAAGGTGAACTCCTGCTCCAAACAAGCTTTATTATGCTCTGAGCATACAGGTCGGCTATTTTTGTATTAATGCCAGTGGTGTAcacgtttgttttttgtatagATGCGTGAGCAGGAACGTCAGGCATCAGGTGGAGGAGACATGTTCTTCATGAGAACCCCACAGGACTTGACAGGCAAAGATGGAGATCTGATCCTGGCAGAGTACAGTGAAGAATACCCTCCTCTCATAATGCAAGTCGGCATGGCCTCCAAGATCAAAAACTACTATAAAAGAGTGAGTTTGTCCCTGCTCTCACCTTACACtatcttaaattaaatgtaaagcTTTAAATAATTGCTTCTGTTAGCCAACGAATGCTGTGTTGTAAAGGTGTCAAATTGTGatgattatatttatttcactgtgcaGAATTGTTTTGCAGTTCCAACCTAATGAAACTCTCAGATTTGTTCTGTACTGGGTAGAgttgttaaaatatataattacattttgctGCCGTTACTGTGTTCTTCAGAAACCTGGAAAGGATCCTGGAGCGCCTGACTGTAAATATGGAGAGACTGTGTACTGCCACACATCCCCTTTCCTGGGTTCACTGCATCCTGGTCAGCTGCTCCAGGTCAGCACCATCACAGTCAAAGATTCAGTAACCACATGCTGCTTTGTTATCATGACAAACTGTGAGATGgtatgtctttttcttttaggCGTTTGAAAACAACCTTTTCCGTGCTCCAATCTACCTGCACAAGATGAAGGAGACTGATTTTCTGGTTATACGAACACGACACGGCTACTATGTCAGAGAGATTGTGGACATTTTTGTAGTTGGTCAGGAGTGCCCCTTGTTTGAGGTTCCTGGGCCTAATTCCAAACGAGCCAATACTCACATCAGAGACTTCCTTCAGGTATTACTTGCACAATCTCACCCAGATACCGCTCTTGTTTTTGCAAATGCTGAAACGTCACATCTGCATTCTACAGGTGTTTATTTACCGCTTGTTCTGGAAGAGCAAGGATCGTCCCCGGAGAATCCGCATGGAGGATATAAAGAAAGCTTTTCCCTCACACTCGGAGAGCAGCATTAGGAAACGACTAAAACTCTGTGCTGACTTCAAACGTACAGGTATAACACGGTCATTAACTCTGCAGTCTGCATGTTCACTGTTTAGGTGACATCATCATTTGTTGGACTGACCTGGTTGTGTTATATCAGGGCAGTTCTGAGGTATTTTTACACATCAGGCTGTTTGAATCTGCATGagctcagcagtgtgtgtgtgccttgaATTGACAGACAGGAATCTGAACAGGGAAAGAGCTTTTTACACCTACTATGGATTTTACCCTAGAGGTAAGATGTAGTGTAAGGACAGGACTAGGACACAGCAGGGTACAAATGTTCAAGCAAGTCATTATATTACGCATTGTACAGTGCCTATAATTCTGCTTATTGTACTGCATGCTGTGTCAGTAAGATGAGACTACAGCTGAGAGAAAAATCACTAACAGtgtcttttcattttgacagGGATGGACTCTAACTGGTGGGTGCTAAAGCCTGACTTCAGATTGCctacagaagaagaaatcagagcCATGGTGTCTCCAGAGCAGTGTTGCTCTTACTATAGCATGCTAGTTGCAGAGCAGAGACTCAAGGTAACTGTGCCTGCCTCAATAACTTCAGACGTTTAGTACAAATCAATATTGTGGCAGGTGCCTAAGCTCAAGTTATTTTACACCTTTAGGATGCTGGATATGGTGAGAAGTCTTTCTTTGCTCCAGAAGAGGAGAATGAGGAGGACTTCCAAATGAAGATTGATGATGAGGTATTGACCCAAATGCTTCTTCATCATGAATTTTAATGTGCGATGAAGAAAACTTTTTTGATTAAAGCTATGCTGATCGTGTTCCTCACATCGCAGGTGCGGACCGCTCCTTGGAACACAACAAGAGCCTTCATCTCTGCCATGAAAGGAAAATGCCTGTTGGAGGTTACAGGTGTGGCTGATCCTACAGGATGTGGAGAAGGTTTCTCCTACGTCAAAGTGCCCAACAAGCCTACACAGCAGAAGGTCTGACTGTTTAAAGCAAAGGTCTGACACTCTATTTTGTGCTTTCTCTGTGTATGGAGAGTGAAAACattattgtatgtgtttttccAGGATGATAAGGAGCCACAGCCTGCCAAAAAGACAGTGACTGGGACAGATGCTGACTTGAGGAGGCTCTCTCTAAAGAATGCCAAGCAACTGCTGCGCAAGTTTGGTGTTCCTGAGGAAGAGGTAAGACTTCAGTGATGTGTGCAAGTGCATAACTCTAGCCCTAACATAAGTTGTCctttttcttgtatttaatCTGAATTTGTGCAGATGTGACATGTGAGggaattttaatttaattttaagttgtttgtttgtgcgttAGATAAAGAAGCTTTCGCGCTGGGAAGTGATTGACGTGGTGAGAACCATGTCCACAGAGCAGGCACGTTCAGGTGAAGGACCCATGAGCAAGTTTGCAAGAGGTTCTCGTTTCTCTGTTGCTGAGCACCAGGAGCGCTACAAGGAAGAGTGTCAAAGGATCTTTGACTTGCAGAACAAGTAAGGGCCCCTACTTTGGTTTAGCTGTGTTATTTAAGATCCTATCTGAGCAAAACGTTAATAATTTTCCTTGTTGCACCCCCACCACAGGGTGTTAGAATCGACAGAGGTGCtttccacagacacagacagcagctcagcagaggACAGTGACTTTGAGGAGATGGGAAAGAACATTGAGAACATGCTGCAGAACAAGAAGACCAGCTCCCAGCTTTCCCGTGAGAGGGAGGAACAGGAGAGGAAGGAGCTGCAAAGGATGCTGTTGGGCGAGGAGAGCGATCGTGACAACAAGGGACGCAAGGAGCGTCGCAAAGGCTTGTGTGAGTCTGACCAGTCTTTTAATCATAAACTGCTTTATGGTACATTAAGTACACTGctttaactgtaaatgtaacGTTGGTCTAATGCATCTAACTGTAGTTTTACTTCCTTTTGTTCTACAGCCAGCTCTTTATCCACCAGCTCGCACAAGGATGATGACACATCCTCCGTCACCAGCCTGAACTCTTCAGCCACTGGAAGGCGACTCAAAATCTACCGGACCTTCAGGGATGAGGACGGGAAGGAATACGTCCGCTGCGAGACAGTACGCAAGGCTTCCGTCATTGATGCCTACACCAGGATCAGAACCACCAAGGATGACGAATTTATGTGAGTCTCTTTCTAATCTGAGCTTTTACATCTTGCAGAGGGTTCTTCGTAGGAAGTAAGCCAGTGGACTGTTTCCTAGCCTCACCGCCATGCTAACGTTATTCAAATCATGTCTGTTGTTTATTGAACTTGGGctaaagaaaaagcaaagaattgatacaaaatacattttggtaGTTACAAACCTCTTTTGTGTATTCATGTGATGAGCTGCATATAACATGTCGTACATTGATATTCAAATATctttgaaatgtgtcatttgctatatgatgttattatgttaataaTATAGAATGAGAACAACACTGCCGGTTACTTAGCTGCAGTGATTGTTAAACAGCCGGTGTTGTATACATTGGTGTCTGCAGACGAAAGTTTGCCCTCTTCgatgagcagcacagagaggagatgaggaaagaGCGTCGGCGGATTCAGGAGCAGCTGAGGAGGCTGAAGAGAAACCAAGAGAAGGACAAGATCAAGGGGCCACCGGAGAAGAAGGCCAAGAAGGTCAAAGAGAGACCAGACCTCAAGGTAAAAGTAAGCCTGCTGATTCAGTACTttacttctctctttctctccttcatcaCCTGATTTTGATACCTAGCTAAATACAATCCTTAGATCCATTTCCATagatttgtttctttcagtATTATCATCATATAGCACAATTTGAGTATGTGTCGTGTTCCTTAATGTTTGCCTCTTTTCCCTAGCTGAAGTGCGGAGCATGTGGGGCCATTGGACACATGAGGACCAACAAGTTCTGCCCACTGTACTATCAGACCAATGCCCCGCCTTTTAACCCTGTGGCTAtgacagaggagcaggaggaggagctggaaaagaCTGTCATCCACAACGACAACGAGGAACTGATCAAGGTGGAGGGCACTAAGATCGTGCTGGGCAAACAACTCATTGAGAGGTATAGTATACCGTCCCCAATGTTCCTTTCTTAACAATATAAAGTGCTTCTGAGGCAATCTGTATCCAAACTACACTCTACAGTTTCTAACGATTTATAATTATTTGACAGTGCTGATGAGGTGCGTAGGAAGTCTTTAGTGCTCAAGTTCCCCAAGCAGCAGCTCCCCCAAAAGAAGAAGAGGCGTGTAGGCAGTGCAGTGCACTGCGATTATCTCAATgtaagtaaaacaataaataaaacaacttgttttatcagtttttacTTGGAATCCCATTGGCTGATCGttaacactgttgttgttcCTAGAAACCACACAAGGCCATCCACCGCAGACGCACTGACCCCATGGTGACCTTGTCTTCTGTGCTAGAGAGCATCATCAATGATATGCGGGATCACCCTAACGTAAGATTAGTCAGGAACACACTAATTCACCCCAACATTTAACTTTTTCCATTTACTCCTTCACTACTCCACTGTCTCATGACTACCTTTACCTCTAATGTGTAGACATACCCATTCCACACACCAGTCAACGCGAAGGTTGTGAAGGACTACTATAAGATCATCACTCGGCCCATGGACCTGCAGACACTGAGGGAGAATGTCCGTAAACGAATGTATCCATCGAGGGAGGAGTTCCGTGAAGCAGTGGAGCTTATTGTCAAAAACAGTGCCACCTACAACGGTAACAttataagaacattttaaacatgactTTAGACTGAAAAAGTGACTTTTAGTCTTAGTCTACATCACTGTGTTAAGacagctgtttgtctttgttccaCCAGGGGCTAAGCATCCAATAACACAGGTAGCACAGTCCATGCTGGACCTGTGTGATGCTAAACTTAAAGAGGTGAGTGTGAGTGGAATTGTTTTGTatcacatttttgttatttattgcCACATTAacttttctgtgcatgtgtgcagaagGAAGACAGACTGGTGAGGCTGGAGAAAGCCATCAATCCCCTgctggatgatgatgatcagGTGGCCTTCTCTTTCATCCTGGACAACATTGTGACCCAGAAAATGATGGTGGTTCCTGATGTGAGTTCTTAGCATTTCCTAATTTcactcattgttttatttttgggcattgtagatgtttttttgttagtaCAGGTAACACAAAGATTAATTACCTGCTGCTCTCTCTTAATCCTTCCCCTTTCTGTAGTCATGGCCGTTCCATCATCCTGTCAACAAAAAGTTTGTTCCAGATTATTATAAGGTGATTGTAAGCCCCATGGATCTGGAGAGCATCCGCAAGGTGAGGGCCATAAAAGCTGTCCACCTTAAAGCAAATCATGTAAACAGTATAAAGCAGTATACATATAGTATACTAACAACAAATGTCCCTCTTTGTCTGTTTGGATTTCATGGTTCAACAGAACATTTCCAAGCATAAATACCAGAACCGAGATGCATTCCTTTCAGATGTCAGTCTCATCCACGCCAACAGTATCAAGTACAATGGTAACGTCTCCTTTAATGTGATCTCTACATTCAGTCCCTTAAACATAATATAAGACTAATACATTTGACAGTGTGTTAAAGCAACAATACATGAGTTTTAACTTTCTATCTGTTACAGGGCCAGACAGTCCTTACACCAAGACAGCCCTGGAGATTGTTAATGTGTGTAAGCAGACCCTATCAGAGGTATGTTGAGtcagatacttttttttttaactctagGGTAGGGTGATGATTGTTTAAGTGGTAAATTACATTCAGTCGGGATTTACCATTATCAGAACAGCTGTAAAGCAATTCTGGGAACAATGcaaattttaaaaattacaataacaaatttgtaataaataataaattacttCTCCtatgtttgacacatttttattaaattaatacataCTACAGCCAATTCTTATGAGCAGTATCGAGTTTAATCACCTGTATTTTTGTTGCCAGTATGATGAGCACTTGACTCAGTTGGAGAAGGACATTTCCACTGCTAAAGAGGCGGCTCTAGATGCAGCAGACTTGGAGAGTTTGGACCCGATGACTCCAGGGCCATACACGCCACAGGTAGGAGAGCAGCCAGCACCCAGTTTGATTTACAAGCTTGGCTAAGGAGGCTTTATGGGTAACCTGCACTAGACTTTCAATAGGCCTCCAGCTGTTTATACATGCCACACCAGGTAGTCTAAAGTTTTCCATGTGCACTAGTCTCCTCGCCACACCTTGTAGTGCTCCTCCTGCTCTTGTATTCCTTCACTCTGTTCTTTTCTATACTCTAGATTCTTTAGTGTAGCGTCTCCTTTTTCTCCAACCTGTTTTTATCCTTCACTCCTGCCgtcatttcctgtctttctgtttgtgtgtgcgcccCTCTGTGCGGTGTTGGCCAGCCTGCTGATCTGTTTGACAGCGGGGCTTCAGGGAGTCTGCCCAGAGAGCCCAGCAGCCTTTTCTCTGAGGGACCTCTAGTGGTTGCTCCAGAGAAGAGAGGGGGGCAGgtatggagagagacagaaataatcTGCCGCCTCTCTTCAAACTATCAGAGCACCcaacttgttttgtgttttgctgtacctcctttcacacaaacattacagtTTAGAGAGAGTGGTTCTCAGACTGCTGTGATCCTGTCCCACAGGGACGCCACGGTAGGAGACCTGGGGAAGAAGAGTCAGATGTGGACATTGAAGGCTttgaggaggaagatgatggcAAGCCCAAGACTCCTGCTCCGGTAAGAAAGAGAAGTTTATTGGaaagtcataaaaataaaatgtatcaaCTTTTTACCAAGTATAGTTACACAATAAACAAAGGTATTTATTTCATTCCGACATacatggaaacatgtttttacctgttctttattatttttatttgaataactATCTTGCTTTGTCTGACCTGTTTCTAGGCAGAGGACGCAGAAGGAGATCTGGAGGACGAAGATGACGAAGAGGACATGTTGCTGCCACCTCACAGACGGGTTCGTGaccaggaggaagaggagtacgaggaagaagaggatggagagaacAGACGATCCAACCGGCCAGCCCAAGCCAGCGTGCTGTACCAGGATCTGCTCATGTCAGATGGAGAGGATGATGCcagtgaggaggagggtgaCAACCCTTTCTCCGGTAAGTCCACCCGAAGGGGttctgtcacagctgctgttcagtgtgTAGTTTGTGATTTAAAAGTATTGGTAATGAATAATGAGTTCTCGCAGCAGTAATTTGTGTTGATGCGTTGTGTGTTCTCTTCAGCCATCCAGCTCTCAGAGAGCGGCAGTGACTCTGACAGAGAGGTGGATGTGCGACCTGCGCCTCCACGGAGAGCTCAAGAGATCGCGCGCATGGGTATGGACCAGGACGAGAGCATGATGTCGTACGAAGGGGACGGACCTGATGAGACTCACATGGAAGACAGTAATATCAGGTAAAGCAGACGTGGGAGCGAGTAATACTGCATTACAGTACACTAAAAAGCAGCTTTTTCATCTCTTAAAATATTGAGTGGTCTaagtgtttagatttttttttgttctgtcaagtcacatcactgttcatcactcaTTGGCCTCAAGTGTCTGCCCACATCAGGTTGAAAGCTGTGACACTCAGCTACAGAGTTGTCAACTCAATAGCTCTTTCCTGCCTGAGCACCATACTTTAAGTGTACAATTGCTCTCACCCAGTACACTCTGCCTAAGAACAGTGTCTGGTGGTCCCTGCACCAGCCTGACTCTTCAAATAACTCTTAATGACAGAACCACCTCAGCCTCCTATGGACTTAAAACTTATCTGGCTTATGATTTGGTGTGTTTTGtcttacaaaacaaacatttcttctaATGCCACTTTGTTTCAAATGATTTgcacctcacttgtaagttcCTGTGAATAGGCATCTGCCAAATGGCTAAATGTATAATATACGTTTTATAAACTATTCACACCACAGACACTGCAATACATAAGTCACATCTCTTATTGAGCTCATCTCTCTTCTGTCTCAGTTATGGTAGCTACgaggagacagacagcaggagTCAGATGCAGGCCTCTAGCATGGGAAATGGAGAAGAATATGGCAtcagcgaggaggaggaggaagacgaagaAGATGAAGCACGAAGGAGAGGCCCAGCTGTGCTCTCCCAGGTCCAGCTCAGTGAGGACGAGGAAAGTGAAGAGTTCAGATCTATCGGTGGAGACAGTGACTTGGACTCTGACAACTAGTTCAGAGTATCAAAAAAACCTTGTTCTGTATTGCCAGTTTTAAAATTGAGATTTCTCTGGTAAATATATTGTTGTACATTGTTTTGTATATTATGATTAATGTTTATAGCTTGATATTTTACTGTTAGCTCTGTTGTATCTACAGTATAGGGTACGACAGAGTACATTGTAAATTTTAATTTGCCTTTTTATATGAATGAATATTTGTACCATGATGGAACCTGAATGAAAGTTTCTTCAGTTGTTCATTCAAATCCTGGTTTATTCAGCAGAGTTTGTCCTCCGTTTAGGTCAAGAGATTAATTCAGAAACAAAgctcaataaaacatgttgatgaACGTAGCACATGGTAACTGCACTTAAAGTATACGGACTGTATTTGAATAAAGGTACAACTCAGCAAATACAACAGCTAATATgaacatattaacatattacTTTACTCATATACTATGAAGAATTGTTGTACACTGAgctcatttcttaaacattttatttgcactCCATACCACCCTACAATAAAAGAGTTTAGACAATTTAATAGAAAATTCAGATTTTCAGTATGAAAGCATGAAAACCACAACAAAGTAAGGTCATATTTAGACCTCATGTAACACATTGGACACAATAAGATGTGCACCTTTCTTCACATCTAAGTCATCAACAAGTCATCTCATTTCCCCATAAATAGTCACCTCACTTTGcaaatttttaatttgttatctGTGGAGTGTGAGTTTAAAGAATATTGCGCAAAACAGTTGAAACTGAAAATGGATTAGTTGAGTTGAACAACATACTGTCACCACAAAAACATCGGCACAATTTCGTCCCTGCTGAAGAA is part of the Anabas testudineus chromosome 14, fAnaTes1.2, whole genome shotgun sequence genome and harbors:
- the taf1 gene encoding transcription initiation factor TFIID subunit 1 isoform X2, producing the protein MSDSDSDEDQDRPFSLTGFLFGNINEDGQLEDDSVLDNESKKHLAGLGTLGLGSLITEITASEEEDQEENRDSGSVDAEGWVKSTEDAVDYSDISEVAEDETKKYRQAMGSLQPCRKTDDEDDYDADCEDIDSKLMPPPPPPSLPTSAKKEEPSSQSTNVGEEGDGIILPSIIAPSSTGDKVDFSSSSDSESETDRPCQGPGSGAPPDRLNLPLAGIMQKDAAKALPGVTQLFPEFRPGRVLRFLRLFGPGKNMPSVWRSARRKKKRKHRDPQPGTPPPEGEPTEPNQEKSSGWIYEYAPPPPPEQCLSDDEITMMAPVESKFSQACGDGDKEAESRPKVAEWRYGPAQLWYDMLGVPEDGSSFNYGFKLKEDQSSEPQKQETPKEITETPQEFQLQGGDEEDDDGGDNDDDDDRRKVRTALENELFLMVTQLQWEDDIIWNGEDVKHKGTKTQRASLAGWLPSSMTRNANAYNAQQGLSRSNSQLVPPTPPPMPKTSSISGSKREKNSHDNQASLEEDCPWFSIFPIDNEELVYGRWEDSIIWDDQEMDHLLMPPVLTLDPNDENIILEIPDEKEEMTSHSPSKENKKENAIKKSRILLGKTGVIKDEPQQNMSQPEVKDPWNLSNDEFYYPKQQGLRGTFGGNIIQHSIPALELRQPFFPTHMGPMKLRQFHRPTLKKYSFGALAQPGPHAVQPLLKHIKKKAKMREQERQASGGGDMFFMRTPQDLTGKDGDLILAEYSEEYPPLIMQVGMASKIKNYYKRKPGKDPGAPDCKYGETVYCHTSPFLGSLHPGQLLQAFENNLFRAPIYLHKMKETDFLVIRTRHGYYVREIVDIFVVGQECPLFEVPGPNSKRANTHIRDFLQVFIYRLFWKSKDRPRRIRMEDIKKAFPSHSESSIRKRLKLCADFKRTGMDSNWWVLKPDFRLPTEEEIRAMVSPEQCCSYYSMLVAEQRLKDAGYGEKSFFAPEEENEEDFQMKIDDEVRTAPWNTTRAFISAMKGKCLLEVTGVADPTGCGEGFSYVKVPNKPTQQKDDKEPQPAKKTVTGTDADLRRLSLKNAKQLLRKFGVPEEEIKKLSRWEVIDVVRTMSTEQARSGEGPMSKFARGSRFSVAEHQERYKEECQRIFDLQNKVLESTEVLSTDTDSSSAEDSDFEEMGKNIENMLQNKKTSSQLSREREEQERKELQRMLLGEESDRDNKGRKERRKGLSSSLSTSSHKDDDTSSVTSLNSSATGRRLKIYRTFRDEDGKEYVRCETVRKASVIDAYTRIRTTKDDEFIRKFALFDEQHREEMRKERRRIQEQLRRLKRNQEKDKIKGPPEKKAKKVKERPDLKLKCGACGAIGHMRTNKFCPLYYQTNAPPFNPVAMTEEQEEELEKTVIHNDNEELIKVEGTKIVLGKQLIESADEVRRKSLVLKFPKQQLPQKKKRRVGSAVHCDYLNKPHKAIHRRRTDPMVTLSSVLESIINDMRDHPNTYPFHTPVNAKVVKDYYKIITRPMDLQTLRENVRKRMYPSREEFREAVELIVKNSATYNGAKHPITQVAQSMLDLCDAKLKEKEDRLVRLEKAINPLLDDDDQVAFSFILDNIVTQKMMVVPDSWPFHHPVNKKFVPDYYKVIVSPMDLESIRKNISKHKYQNRDAFLSDVSLIHANSIKYNGPDSPYTKTALEIVNVCKQTLSEYDEHLTQLEKDISTAKEAALDAADLESLDPMTPGPYTPQGRHGRRPGEEESDVDIEGFEEEDDGKPKTPAPAEDAEGDLEDEDDEEDMLLPPHRRVRDQEEEEYEEEEDGENRRSNRPAQASVLYQDLLMSDGEDDASEEEGDNPFSAIQLSESGSDSDREVDVRPAPPRRAQEIARMGMDQDESMMSYEGDGPDETHMEDSNISYGSYEETDSRSQMQASSMGNGEEYGISEEEEEDEEDEARRRGPAVLSQVQLSEDEESEEFRSIGGDSDLDSDN